The following proteins are encoded in a genomic region of Bacteroidota bacterium:
- a CDS encoding S1/P1 Nuclease: protein MKTKTHVLVLLLLIGVFSTHQLYSWGFFAHKRINRMAVFTLPPEMITFYKKHIEYITDHATDPDSRRNVVAEEAARHYIDCDHYGAHPFDSIPTFWKAAVSKYSEDTLKAYGIVPWHIEVMMYRLTDAFKQGNIDRILKLSSEIGHYIGDSHVPLHTTENYNGQLTGQRGIHGFWESRIPELKAESYDYFVGRAEYIDNPLKKAWETVKVSFSEKDSVLLLEADLSKKILGDKKYSFESRGSTTIKVYSEEYTTAYDNLLNGMVERRMMASIITVGSMWYTAWVNAGQPNLDRLETKEVSDSLRKANEAEEYLWKHGKPLESVKGHTD from the coding sequence ATGAAAACTAAAACCCATGTGCTAGTATTGTTGCTGTTGATAGGAGTTTTTTCTACGCATCAACTTTATTCATGGGGATTTTTTGCGCACAAAAGAATTAATCGAATGGCAGTGTTTACGCTTCCACCCGAAATGATTACATTTTACAAAAAGCACATCGAATACATCACCGATCATGCAACCGACCCTGACAGCCGACGAAATGTGGTTGCTGAAGAAGCTGCCCGGCATTATATCGATTGCGATCATTATGGTGCTCATCCTTTTGATAGTATTCCCACATTTTGGAAAGCAGCTGTTAGTAAATACAGTGAAGATACGCTCAAAGCCTATGGCATCGTTCCTTGGCACATTGAAGTAATGATGTATCGCTTAACTGATGCGTTTAAACAAGGTAATATCGATCGTATTTTAAAACTATCGTCCGAAATAGGACATTATATCGGCGACTCGCATGTACCCTTGCATACTACCGAAAATTACAATGGACAATTAACCGGACAACGCGGAATACATGGCTTTTGGGAAAGTCGAATACCCGAACTAAAAGCCGAGAGTTACGACTATTTTGTGGGACGTGCCGAGTATATTGATAACCCATTAAAAAAGGCCTGGGAAACAGTAAAAGTAAGCTTCTCGGAAAAAGACTCGGTATTGCTGCTAGAAGCCGATTTGAGTAAAAAAATACTCGGCGATAAAAAATACAGCTTCGAAAGTCGTGGTTCAACTACCATTAAAGTTTACTCCGAAGAATATACAACAGCTTACGATAATTTACTTAATGGAATGGTTGAACGACGCATGATGGCTAGCATTATTACTGTTGGAAGCATGTGGTATACTGCCTGGGTAAATGCCGGACAACCCAATCTCGACCGTCTTGAAACAAAAGAAGTTTCTGATTCACTGCGAAAAGCAAATGAAGCTGAAGAATATTTATGGAAACATGGTAAACCGCTTGAATCAGTAAAAGGACATACTGATTAA
- a CDS encoding T9SS type A sorting domain-containing protein, translating into MKLKRSLLVALVMIANAVFSQQFCTHTGIDIANEYPRDLIQTFDGGYALTGKSDSNFTSRAFIQKYTAQGVLSWTKVVRSNFSCDSYSIVQTADSGLLLSGYVNNGSAGGNYEILLVKFSAAGNLLFSKRIGNTGSSSDESSYASALCPDGNLVIACQTNKNTNSAIDILVIKISASGNIIWAKDYIDAYFAEVPTAIKCDQAGNILVSGYLIPAITSNPMFYNMFLIKLNPIGKVIWAQTFGGSQFDQANSLAILNNYEGYAICGRTLSYGSPIGQEPAYICVMDTAGIVKWSRTFGLTTFNLIEFNDLAITANNELIACGLIQNLNGIDLSLVVKYSANGTKLWDVTYNDFQPYLSRFTNIVHLGNVPAEFVVCGKTNQFNFSDNVSFSSMDMYGYNCCFLDTITGFVEDSGFVSTPWNLTDSSTTTIANNGSIGQIHGAGITYSYCISTGINQHANYTEFSISPNPANNQITVKFSREISSTSTLTIQTTLGKLVLSKTLSAGQLEQNIELIELAKGLYFIQVEESNGIKHFQKLLKL; encoded by the coding sequence ATGAAACTAAAAAGATCCTTATTAGTTGCGCTAGTGATGATTGCTAACGCTGTATTTTCACAACAATTTTGCACCCATACCGGTATAGATATCGCCAATGAATATCCCCGCGATTTAATTCAAACCTTTGATGGAGGTTATGCGCTAACAGGTAAATCTGATTCAAATTTTACTAGCCGTGCATTTATTCAAAAATATACTGCTCAAGGTGTATTGAGTTGGACAAAAGTTGTTCGCAGCAACTTTTCCTGTGACTCCTATTCGATTGTACAAACAGCCGATAGCGGACTATTACTGAGTGGTTATGTAAACAATGGATCTGCCGGAGGTAATTATGAAATATTATTAGTTAAATTCTCCGCTGCTGGTAATTTACTTTTTAGTAAACGAATTGGAAACACAGGTTCTTCAAGCGATGAATCAAGTTATGCATCAGCTTTATGTCCCGATGGAAATCTCGTAATTGCTTGTCAAACGAATAAAAACACCAATTCAGCAATTGATATTCTTGTGATAAAAATCTCCGCCAGCGGAAACATCATTTGGGCAAAAGACTATATCGATGCATATTTTGCCGAAGTTCCAACCGCTATTAAATGCGATCAGGCCGGTAATATCTTGGTAAGTGGCTATTTGATTCCTGCAATTACAAGTAATCCGATGTTTTACAACATGTTTTTAATTAAACTCAATCCTATTGGTAAGGTAATATGGGCACAAACCTTCGGAGGCAGTCAATTTGACCAAGCGAACTCTTTAGCTATACTTAATAATTATGAAGGTTATGCTATTTGTGGTAGGACTTTATCTTACGGTTCGCCCATTGGCCAAGAGCCTGCCTACATTTGTGTGATGGATACAGCTGGCATTGTAAAGTGGTCTAGAACATTTGGGTTAACTACCTTTAATTTGATTGAATTTAACGACCTTGCAATTACTGCCAACAATGAATTGATTGCATGTGGATTAATTCAAAATTTGAACGGTATTGATCTTTCGCTAGTAGTGAAATATTCAGCAAATGGAACTAAACTTTGGGATGTTACTTACAATGACTTCCAACCTTATTTATCTCGATTTACCAATATTGTTCATTTAGGAAATGTACCTGCTGAATTTGTTGTTTGTGGTAAAACCAATCAATTTAATTTTTCCGACAACGTTTCCTTTTCTTCCATGGACATGTATGGGTACAATTGCTGCTTCTTGGATACTATTACCGGTTTTGTTGAAGATAGTGGCTTTGTTTCAACTCCTTGGAATTTAACTGATAGTTCTACTACCACTATAGCCAACAATGGTTCTATCGGCCAGATTCACGGCGCAGGCATTACTTATAGCTATTGTATTAGTACCGGCATTAATCAACATGCAAATTATACAGAATTTAGTATTTCTCCCAATCCGGCTAATAATCAAATTACTGTAAAATTTTCAAGAGAAATATCGTCAACATCCACACTAACAATACAGACTACACTTGGCAAATTAGTTTTATCCAAAACTTTATCTGCCGGGCAACTTGAGCAAAACATCGAATTGATTGAATTAGCAAAAGGCCTGTACTTTATTCAAGTTGAAGAAAGTAATGGTATAAAACATTTTCAAAAGCTATTGAAGCTTTAA